The genomic interval GCTGGGCAACCTTGGTTTTAAGGTCAGCCTGGTGCCCTATACCAACTCCGGTTTCTGGACAAGCGTCGCTGCCAATACCAACAACCAGCGTCCCGGAACGATCGACAGAATAGACCTGCAATGTTATTCCGGTGGCCGCAATAATTCTCCCTGCAACTGGAACTTCGGTACCATACCGGTATATGCCGGCTTATGGGATGCAGAGAAAACAAGTGCGCAGGTACAAAGCCAGTTAAGCAGCTGGAAGAACAGCTGCAGTACACGCATCAGGGGAGGTTTTATCTGGCTGTATGATGATATTGATAACAGTACGCAAACAGCAGCTTATGCTACAGCCATCAGGAATGTATTTGGCGGCGGGAACCTCAATACAGCTGCCGTCACTTTTTACCGGGATTGTAATTACGGTGGCCTGGGCGTTAGTTTGCCGGCAGGCGATTATACCCTTGCCAGGCTGCTTTCCTATGGCATCAGGAATGACGACATTTCGTCGGTAAATGTAAACAGCGGCTATAGTACACGCATGTACGTAAACGATAACTTTGGCGGCAATTCCCTTGCGCTTACAACCAGTAACGACTGTCTCGTAGATGAGGGCTGGAACGACCTGGCAAGCTCCCTGATCGTACGCGCCGGCTCCGGTGCGCGAACTGCTGATAATACAGCACAGCGGACCAGCATTCCTTCGGCGCCGTTAGTAAAAGGATTTATCCTTTATCCCAACCCGGCAAACAGTGAACTGATACTGGCAGCAGATGAAGATCTAACAGGCGTATTCATGCAGGTATTTGACATGACCGGAAGGCCGGTGATGTCGGTCAGGAACACGACCAACAGGCTGGATCTTTCCAGGCTGCGGCCGGGCGTATACACACTGGTATTTAACAGGAACGGCAGTAAGATAACCCGGCAATTTATAAAGCAATAACCATTTCAAATATATCCTGGTTACAAGTTCTGCTTTACACTTCTTGTACATGAGCGTATAAAGGGAAACACATCTCTGTCCGGAGGCCATGGTGGAACTTGTAATATGGCATGCACGGTTCATGACCGGCTTATTTTTTATCCCTCAAAACACAATAGCGCATGAAAACAACAAAATGGATCAAAGCGTGTCTGTTGCTGGCAGCGGCTGCGTTTACGTCCGTACAGACATTTGCCCAGTTCAAGGTAGTAGGCTATATGCCTTCCTGGTCGGGCAGTGTGAGTGCCATTCAGTACAGCAAACTGACGCACATTAACTACGCCTTCGCATTACCAACTTCTACAGGTGGGTTACAGCCCATCGAAAATCCATCTAAATTATCCAGCCTGGTTAGCAGCGGTCATGCCAATGGCGTGAAGGTGCTGATAGCAGTAGGTGGCTGGAACAACGGCGATGATGGAGCATTTGAATCACTTGCTGCAAATGCTACCTATCGTACCAATTTTGTAAATACCATGATCAGTTTCGTAAACCAGTACGGACTGGATGGTGTGGACATCGACTGGGAATATCCTGATAATGGCGCATCCGCAAACAACTACCTGGCATTGATGCAGCAGTTATCCACTGCACTGCATAACCAGGGAAAACTGCTCACCGCAGCTGTTGTGGGTACCGGCGGCGCCAGCATCCTCAACGGAGTATTCAATGTAGTTGATTACCTGAACCTCATGGCATATGACTATAATAATTACGAACATTCTACTTACAATTATGCATCCCAGTCGCTGTCTTACTGGGTTGGCAGGGGCTTACCGAAGGCAAAGGCCATATTAGGCGTTCCTTTCTATGCCCGTCCTTCCTGGAACAGCTATGCAACATTGCTGTCGCAGGGCGCCAGTCCGAATTCCGATTATTTCGGCAGCGACTATTACAACGGTATTCCTACCATCAAATCAAAAACTAACCTGGCGTTCGATCAGGGAGGTGGTATCATGATGTGGGAACTGTCGCAGGATGTTAACAACGGCAATTCCCTGCTGAGTGCTATCTACCAGGTGAAGCAGGACCGTAGCGGTACTAATCCTCCGCCTACCGGTGGTACGCTGATCCAGGCAGAAAGCTATACTTCCATGTCGGGTGTACAGACAGAAACCTGTACCGATGAAGGTGGCGGGTCTAACGTAGGTTATATCGAAACCGGCGACTGGATGGCATATGCCAACATCAATTTCCCTACTTCCGGTACTTACAAGGTAGAGTACAGGGTAGCCAGCCAGAGCACCGGCGGTCAGTTGTCGCTCGATCTTAATTCCGGTTCTATTGTACTGGGTTACCTGAACGTGCCTGTTACAGGTGGATGGCAGACCTGGACCACTATTTCACACAACGTGAATGTTGCTACCGCGGGTACTTATTCTGTAGGTATCTATGCACAGGCAGGTGGCTGGAACATTAACTGGATCCGTATTACAAAGGTAAGTACAGCTGCCGCCGCTGTAGCTGCAACAAGCCAGAAAGAGAGCTTGTTTGAGAACAAAGCGGCTGAAAATGCGCCTGTACTGTTCCCGAACCCTGTTGCTACTTCACTGAACCTGAAAGGTGATTTCAATCAGCCGGGTGGTATCATTACTATCTATGACCTGAACGGTAAGCAGGTGCTGAATGCCAAAGGAGGCGTCAGCAACATCAGGGTAGATGGTCTTCCTGCCGGCACTTACCTGCTGGTATATACGAAAGGAGATAAGAAAGTTACCCGGAAATTCGTGAAGAGATAGTATAAACTGTAGCCGCCGGCAGAGAGTGTTTCCCTTTTTACACAGTCCCTTTTATTAACCATTTAAACAAAACCCTTTTATGATGAGATCACTAAAATTGTCCCTCATGTTAACCGCTGGTCTGGCGCTGGCAGGAAGCGCCGCATCAGCCCAGAACTGGCAGCTGGTCTGGCAGGACGAATTTACGAACAGTATAGGCCCCGATTGGGTATTCGAAACCGGTACCGGTTCCGGCGGATGGGGCAACAATGAATTAGAGTACTATCGCCCGGAAAACGCCACTATCGAGAATGGCCAGCTGGTGATCACCGCCAAGCAGGAGAGCTTTGGCGGTATGAACTATACTTCTGCCCGTATGAAAACCCAGGGCAGAAAATCGTGGACATACGGCAAGATCGAAGCCCGTATAGCCATACCTTCTTTCCAGGGCTCCTGGCCCGCTTTCTGGATGCTGGGCAGCAACATCAACCAGGTTGGATGGCCCTCCTGCGGCGAAATAGATATCCTGGAACACGTGAACACAAATGCAGAAATAAACGGAACTGTACACTGGACAGGTACCGACGGGCTCCATGCTTCTTATGGAAGCACTACGCCGGTAGCTGTAACAGGTTACCACGTTTACAGCATCGAGTGGGATGCCAATACCATCAAATGGTTTGTAGACGGTGCGCAGTATAATGTGATCAACATTGCCAACAATGTAGGCAGCACCGAAGAGTTCCACCGCGATTTCTTTATCCTGCTCAACTTCGCTATTGGCGGTAACTGGCCTGGCTTCACGGTGAACAACGGTGCGCTGCCGGCTAAGATGTATGTGGATTATGTAAAAGTATACCAGAATGGCGGTGGTACCAATCCCGGTTTCTCCACTACCATCCAGGCAGAATCTTACAGCGCTATGTCAGGCGTACAGGTAGAACCTACTACTGATGCGGGTGGCGGCTCCAATGTGGGATATATTGAAACAGGCGACTGGATGGCATATCCTGCCGTTAATATTCCTACCAGCGGTACTTACAAGGTAGAATACCGTGTGGCCAGCCAGAATGGCGGCGGCCGTTTATCGCTGGATGTAAATGCAGGCGCAAATGTGCTGGGTTACCTGGACATTCCTTCTACAGGAGGATGGCAGAACTGGACCACTATTTCGCACAATGTTACTATCAACGCCGGTACTTACAACTTCGGCATCTTCGCACAATCAGGTGGATGGAACATCAACTGGTTCCGTATTACCAAATTGTAAACCAGATCCTTTATTAAAAACGTAAAACAGTTTACCCTATGAGCAAAATGTTAAAATATATAGCAGGAACGTCATTGGCATTACTGGTGGCTTCCGTTACTAATGCACAAGAGAAAGCACCTTATCGCCTGGGCACACCTGCCGGCATCCTGCAGGATATCCGCTCTCAGGCCAACAGGCCACATGCAAGGCTGGTAAGTGCTACAGAACTGAAGATAGGCGCAGGCGCTGTGCTGACAGGTAAGGTAAATACCCGTCGTACAGATGGCAGGAATATGGAAGCGGTGATCGGTGAGATCGAGAACACGCCTGGTTCTTCTTTTTACCTGCAGGTAAAGGACGGAGAGGTAACAGGAAATATCATCCTGCGCAGCAGCAAAAAAGGTTACAAATACTATACAGATAAAACAGGTACCGCCTATGTGAAAGAAGTACCCCTCGATTCACTCTTATGTATTGACTACAACAAAGCACCGGATGGAGAAACAGCCGGAAGAACAGCGCCTGCCAATACCAGCGCGCTGGGCGCACTGGCCCTGCCGGAGCTGCAAAGCCTGCCGGGAGCGAATGGCGTAGTGTTGCTGGATTTTGACGGTCAGTATGTATCAGGTACATTATGGAACAACGGTAATCCTATCAATGCAGCGCCGGCAACACTTACAGATGCACAGCAGCAGGAAGTGTGGGAGCTGGTGAGTGAAGATTTCCGTCCTTTCAAACTGAATGTTACCAACAGTGAAGCAGTATACAATACATATCCTGCCAACAGGAGAATGCGTTGCATCTTCACGCCGACCAATACTGCTGCTCCCGGAGCTGGTGGCGTTGCATACGTTGGTTCTTTCAACTGGGGTAATGAAACACCTTGCTGGGTATTCAACGGTGGCGTAAAAGGCGCCGGCGATGCGGCTTCCCATGAAGTAGGCCATACCTTTGGTCTCTCTCATGATGGCCGTACCACACCTGCTGAAGGTTACTACGCAGGTCAGGGCAACTGGGCGCCTATCATGGGTGTAGGTTACTACGTGCCTGTAGTACAATGGAGCAAAGGTGAGTACGCCAATGCTAACCAGCTGGAAGATGACCTGGCAAAAATTGCCAGCAGCACCTACGGTATTGGTTACAGAACAGATGATGCAGGTGGCTCTACCGGTGCAGCTGCTGCATTGAATGTGGGCAGTGGTGGATCTGTAAATACTAACGGTGTGATAGAACGCACCGGCGATGTGGATTTTTACAGCTTCACTACTGGTGGCGGCGCTGTGTCACTCAACTTCGCAACACCTACCCGTCAGCCGAACCTGGACATCCTGGCTACACTGTATAACAGCAGTGGCGGTGTGGTGGCCAGCAGCAATCCTACAGGACTGTCTGCTTCTATCAGCACAACACTGGGTGCAGGTACCTACTACGTATCTGTAACCGGTACGGGTTACCTGGATCCTGTTACTACAGGTTATTCCAACTATGGTTCACTGGGTAGTTATGCAATTACAGGCAGCATTGGATCTTCTGCAGCTACTGCCGCTACTGTGTACAAAGATTGTAACTATGGCGGATATGCCGTTGCATTACCGGTGGGTAGTTATACATTGTCTCAGCTGCAGGCCAGGGGCGTAGTGAATGATGATATCTCTTCCCTGAAAGTAGCGAGCGGTTATGAGGCGATCCTCTATAAGGACGATAACTTCGGTGGTGAAGCATACCTGTTCAGGGGCGACTTCTCCTGCCTGGTAGACCTCTCGCTCAATGGTGCACCGCTGAACCTGAACGACTGGACCTCTTCTATCGTGATCCAGCCATCTACAGCTAAAGCAGCAGCAGCACGTACTACCGGTACATTGCAGTACATAGAGAAAGTAAGTGCAGGAGTAGCTGAAAGCAAACTGGGTACTACCCTGAACGTATCGCCAAATCCGTTTGTAAATGATGTGGTTGTAAGAACCACTGCAACTACGAAGGAAGGATTCCTGTATGTAACTGTGTTTGCGCTGGATGGTAAAACAGTGTTACCTGCCAAACGCATTGTGAATGGTGAGAAGATAGACCTGTCAGGCGTAAGCAAGGGCGTATACCTGATTAAGATCTTCAATGGTAAGGATACTGAAATAAGGAAGATCATTAAACAATAATGATCACCCTGCTTGCAGGGATTGTGTAAAAAAGCAAAAAACAGGATTACCACCTACTAAAAGTGGTAACTCCTGTTTTTTGCTTTTTATCTTTTTCCTTTTTCTACAGTAGTAAATACATTCCAAATACTTTTAATTTAATTTTTTGTTATAAAATAGTGCATAATAAAAAGAATTGTTACTATTTTATATGTCGAAAAGATGGAGATTTAACATTGTAATGAAAACCCGGAGCCATTAAAACTGCCGTATAATTTGTATTGGGAAGTACGAATTATATAAACGACGTGATATGAATACACAAGATGCCGAGTTAGTAGTAAGATTAATAGAAGATGATGTAAGCGCCTTTGATGCCCTGTACTGGAAATATCACCAGGCAGTCTATCGAAATATTTTCAAGTTTGTTAAGGAACCCATTGCAACAGAAGATATTTTGCAGGAGGTCTATGCCCGCCTGTGGGAAAAGAGAAAGGACATTAATGCCGGTCAATCCGTTGCCGGATGGTTGTTTGTGATCAGCTTTAATCTCTCGGTTGACTATGTCCGGAAGAAACTAC from Chitinophaga filiformis carries:
- a CDS encoding T9SS type A sorting domain-containing protein codes for the protein MIKKFTRLCIKSFIIPVLIAAGHLTVLAQSGIYGGGPIYKNRSYAINELRNSGYTYVVVWTIHIDASGNFNFNAEFPLVQNGAYIGGNSYPNFVDDMARLKSAPTTINRLEFCLSGWGSSTFANIKNLIASQGTGSSSILYRNFQALRNTFPMVDAIGFDDESTYDVNSSTALAVMLGNLGFKVSLVPYTNSGFWTSVAANTNNQRPGTIDRIDLQCYSGGRNNSPCNWNFGTIPVYAGLWDAEKTSAQVQSQLSSWKNSCSTRIRGGFIWLYDDIDNSTQTAAYATAIRNVFGGGNLNTAAVTFYRDCNYGGLGVSLPAGDYTLARLLSYGIRNDDISSVNVNSGYSTRMYVNDNFGGNSLALTTSNDCLVDEGWNDLASSLIVRAGSGARTADNTAQRTSIPSAPLVKGFILYPNPANSELILAADEDLTGVFMQVFDMTGRPVMSVRNTTNRLDLSRLRPGVYTLVFNRNGSKITRQFIKQ
- a CDS encoding glycosyl hydrolase family 18 protein, coding for MKTTKWIKACLLLAAAAFTSVQTFAQFKVVGYMPSWSGSVSAIQYSKLTHINYAFALPTSTGGLQPIENPSKLSSLVSSGHANGVKVLIAVGGWNNGDDGAFESLAANATYRTNFVNTMISFVNQYGLDGVDIDWEYPDNGASANNYLALMQQLSTALHNQGKLLTAAVVGTGGASILNGVFNVVDYLNLMAYDYNNYEHSTYNYASQSLSYWVGRGLPKAKAILGVPFYARPSWNSYATLLSQGASPNSDYFGSDYYNGIPTIKSKTNLAFDQGGGIMMWELSQDVNNGNSLLSAIYQVKQDRSGTNPPPTGGTLIQAESYTSMSGVQTETCTDEGGGSNVGYIETGDWMAYANINFPTSGTYKVEYRVASQSTGGQLSLDLNSGSIVLGYLNVPVTGGWQTWTTISHNVNVATAGTYSVGIYAQAGGWNINWIRITKVSTAAAAVAATSQKESLFENKAAENAPVLFPNPVATSLNLKGDFNQPGGIITIYDLNGKQVLNAKGGVSNIRVDGLPAGTYLLVYTKGDKKVTRKFVKR
- a CDS encoding carbohydrate-binding protein, with product MMRSLKLSLMLTAGLALAGSAASAQNWQLVWQDEFTNSIGPDWVFETGTGSGGWGNNELEYYRPENATIENGQLVITAKQESFGGMNYTSARMKTQGRKSWTYGKIEARIAIPSFQGSWPAFWMLGSNINQVGWPSCGEIDILEHVNTNAEINGTVHWTGTDGLHASYGSTTPVAVTGYHVYSIEWDANTIKWFVDGAQYNVINIANNVGSTEEFHRDFFILLNFAIGGNWPGFTVNNGALPAKMYVDYVKVYQNGGGTNPGFSTTIQAESYSAMSGVQVEPTTDAGGGSNVGYIETGDWMAYPAVNIPTSGTYKVEYRVASQNGGGRLSLDVNAGANVLGYLDIPSTGGWQNWTTISHNVTINAGTYNFGIFAQSGGWNINWFRITKL
- a CDS encoding T9SS type A sorting domain-containing protein, translating into MSKMLKYIAGTSLALLVASVTNAQEKAPYRLGTPAGILQDIRSQANRPHARLVSATELKIGAGAVLTGKVNTRRTDGRNMEAVIGEIENTPGSSFYLQVKDGEVTGNIILRSSKKGYKYYTDKTGTAYVKEVPLDSLLCIDYNKAPDGETAGRTAPANTSALGALALPELQSLPGANGVVLLDFDGQYVSGTLWNNGNPINAAPATLTDAQQQEVWELVSEDFRPFKLNVTNSEAVYNTYPANRRMRCIFTPTNTAAPGAGGVAYVGSFNWGNETPCWVFNGGVKGAGDAASHEVGHTFGLSHDGRTTPAEGYYAGQGNWAPIMGVGYYVPVVQWSKGEYANANQLEDDLAKIASSTYGIGYRTDDAGGSTGAAAALNVGSGGSVNTNGVIERTGDVDFYSFTTGGGAVSLNFATPTRQPNLDILATLYNSSGGVVASSNPTGLSASISTTLGAGTYYVSVTGTGYLDPVTTGYSNYGSLGSYAITGSIGSSAATAATVYKDCNYGGYAVALPVGSYTLSQLQARGVVNDDISSLKVASGYEAILYKDDNFGGEAYLFRGDFSCLVDLSLNGAPLNLNDWTSSIVIQPSTAKAAAARTTGTLQYIEKVSAGVAESKLGTTLNVSPNPFVNDVVVRTTATTKEGFLYVTVFALDGKTVLPAKRIVNGEKIDLSGVSKGVYLIKIFNGKDTEIRKIIKQ